One stretch of Cyanobacteria bacterium GSL.Bin1 DNA includes these proteins:
- a CDS encoding DUF1825 family protein encodes MGIFDSEVVQQEAKQLFEDYQALMELGGKYGKFDYEGKKLYIERMEELLERYKIFMKRFELSEDFMAQMTVEQLKNQLGQFGMTPQQMFDQMHQTLERMKNELHQ; translated from the coding sequence ATGGGAATTTTTGATTCTGAAGTTGTCCAACAAGAAGCAAAACAGCTATTTGAAGACTATCAAGCCCTCATGGAACTGGGAGGGAAGTATGGAAAATTTGATTATGAAGGGAAAAAGCTCTATATCGAGCGTATGGAAGAGCTTTTAGAACGATATAAAATTTTCATGAAACGCTTTGAACTCTCAGAAGACTTCATGGCCCAAATGACAGTGGAACAACTAAAAAATCAACTGGGACAATTTGGAATGACACCGCAACAAATGTTTGACCAAATGCACCAAACGTTAGAACGCATGAAAAACGAGCTGCACCAGTAA
- the asnS gene encoding asparagine--tRNA ligase codes for MSKRRIIDLLRQGQPAETVTIQGWVRTKRESKKFAFIEVNDGSALANLQVILDPQLDHYETVLGQLNTGASVEITGVLAESPGKGQRIELQANAVTVYGEADPETYPLQKKRHSFEFLRSLGHIRTRTNTLGAVMRVRNTCANAVHQFFQQQGFLWVHTPIITTNDCEGAGELFNVTSLNLNEVPKENGNVDYTQDFFGRQAYLTVSGQLEAEAMALTFDRVYTFGPTFRAENSNTSRHLAEFWMIEPEMAFCDLQGDMDLAEAFLKQIFKAVLDQCPEDMEFFNQRIDDSVLATADHIINEDFERITYTSAIALLEKADQKFEYPVEWGVDLQSEHERYLCEEYFQKPVIVTDYPSSIKAFYMRLNDDGKTVAAMDVLAPKIGEIIGGSQREERLEVLEKRIKEVGMEPEQLWWYLDLRRYGTVPHAGFGLGFERLIQFMTGMKNIRDVIPFPRTPENAEF; via the coding sequence ATGTCAAAACGTCGCATTATAGACTTACTCCGCCAGGGACAACCCGCAGAAACCGTGACGATTCAAGGTTGGGTACGGACAAAACGGGAGTCAAAAAAGTTTGCTTTTATTGAGGTCAATGATGGGTCTGCTTTGGCGAATTTACAGGTAATTTTAGATCCTCAACTCGACCATTATGAAACAGTTCTGGGTCAACTCAATACCGGTGCTTCTGTAGAAATCACTGGGGTTTTAGCCGAGTCCCCGGGAAAGGGGCAGCGAATTGAATTACAAGCCAATGCGGTGACCGTTTATGGGGAAGCCGATCCAGAAACTTATCCTTTACAGAAAAAGCGCCACTCTTTTGAATTTCTCCGCAGTTTAGGACATATTCGGACACGCACGAATACATTAGGGGCAGTGATGCGAGTGCGCAATACGTGCGCCAATGCGGTGCATCAATTTTTTCAACAGCAAGGTTTTTTGTGGGTTCACACCCCGATTATTACCACAAATGACTGTGAGGGGGCAGGCGAGTTGTTTAATGTGACCAGCTTGAATCTGAATGAGGTTCCGAAAGAGAATGGGAACGTCGATTACACTCAAGATTTCTTCGGACGACAAGCCTATTTGACTGTGAGTGGTCAGTTGGAAGCTGAAGCGATGGCATTAACTTTTGACCGGGTTTATACGTTTGGTCCCACCTTCCGGGCGGAAAACTCAAACACGTCTCGCCATTTAGCAGAGTTTTGGATGATTGAACCGGAAATGGCCTTCTGCGATTTACAAGGCGATATGGACTTAGCAGAGGCGTTTCTCAAACAGATCTTTAAGGCGGTGTTGGATCAGTGTCCGGAAGATATGGAGTTTTTTAATCAACGGATTGATGATTCGGTCTTAGCAACGGCAGATCATATTATTAATGAAGACTTTGAACGGATTACTTATACTAGCGCGATCGCGCTGTTAGAAAAAGCGGATCAAAAATTTGAATATCCGGTGGAATGGGGCGTCGATTTACAATCGGAACACGAACGTTATTTATGTGAAGAATATTTCCAAAAACCGGTTATTGTTACCGATTATCCAAGTAGTATTAAAGCGTTTTATATGCGTTTAAATGATGACGGAAAAACCGTTGCCGCAATGGATGTTTTAGCCCCCAAAATTGGCGAAATTATTGGCGGTTCCCAACGGGAAGAACGATTAGAGGTGTTAGAAAAACGGATTAAAGAAGTAGGGATGGAACCGGAACAATTGTGGTGGTATCTCGACCTCAGACGCTACGGAACCGTTCCTCATGCTGGCTTTGGTTTAGGCTTTGAACGCTTAATTCAGTTTATGACGGGGATGAAAAATATTCGAGACGTGATTCCGTTCCCCCGCACCCCAGAAAACGCTGAATTTTAA
- a CDS encoding DUF839 domain-containing protein — MKRRNFLLFLGASAGTVALGGIPTQGKPFQTPATAKTVVSSTLPSVKLPLPLEIDQLSSNAQKEAYSNYQVVDDLVLPDGFTYDLIAAWGDEVGDSRFGYNNDYVSFVETAPNEGFLTVNFEYISGKAWLENYPEVIGKSLPIAEVKAVAAPSEGQINAFALPENSPLKAQIKEISKEGLIDQGIGIISIRRNPDGSWERTYSNADRRITGISGLEDNRALYATGPATAVFTKPDKMGYEDNQGNRIIGTFQNCAGGTTPWGTVLSAEENFQDQVYEPVMADGSAFNPGNTPFILTDNTVDGRANVFGLPGNKYGWMVEVDPANPADYGTKHTWLGRFRHEAVGVRVVPKQKLAFYSGCDRRGGHLYKFVSQDTVKTVTDKNNSRLLESGMLYGAKFNPDGSGRWVALTPDTPIDPVRPSTVFGSKVMLPNPDRAEGGVIEITNDAEAEAFQAQFKTLGDLYLGDQTEKQGAILVDAHFAGNAAGLSCTARPEDTDVAKDGTLYIAFTSGSPGGDGGPDNQVFAGPNGEAYEYGWIMKLQEDSNNPAAMRFRWEMFALGGEPAEEGLGFVNPDNLDIDTDGDVWMVTDISTSKHNLEVSDRDGVDQSALRGIFGNNSAWYLPTSGEKAGMAYPIVVGPMECEICGIWLTSDQKTLFLAPQHVGEVNGKRQNMASETRTFAMKTTTGEHFIQQREVPLGSNWPGLGPNDPPRPGVVAVRRKDGQSLKRED; from the coding sequence ATGAAACGTCGCAACTTTTTACTCTTTCTCGGGGCAAGTGCAGGAACCGTTGCCCTTGGCGGAATTCCCACCCAGGGCAAACCGTTTCAAACCCCGGCAACCGCAAAAACAGTGGTCAGTAGCACCCTTCCCTCTGTCAAGCTTCCCCTCCCCCTAGAGATTGATCAGCTTTCTTCTAACGCACAAAAGGAGGCTTACAGCAACTATCAGGTGGTTGATGATTTGGTGCTGCCGGATGGCTTTACCTACGATTTAATTGCAGCTTGGGGAGACGAAGTGGGAGATTCTCGCTTTGGTTATAACAATGATTATGTTTCTTTTGTGGAAACGGCACCCAATGAAGGCTTCCTCACGGTTAACTTTGAATATATCAGTGGGAAAGCGTGGCTGGAAAACTATCCAGAGGTCATTGGCAAGTCGTTACCCATTGCTGAAGTCAAAGCGGTTGCCGCGCCAAGCGAGGGTCAGATTAATGCCTTTGCGCTACCGGAAAATAGTCCCCTGAAAGCGCAAATTAAAGAAATCTCGAAAGAGGGGTTGATTGACCAAGGCATTGGCATTATTTCCATTCGACGCAATCCAGATGGCAGTTGGGAACGGACTTATTCCAATGCTGATCGCCGGATTACTGGGATTTCTGGCTTAGAAGACAATCGGGCGCTTTATGCCACTGGACCGGCTACTGCTGTCTTCACCAAACCCGACAAGATGGGCTACGAAGATAATCAAGGTAATCGGATCATTGGCACGTTTCAAAACTGTGCGGGCGGAACCACGCCTTGGGGAACCGTTTTATCCGCTGAAGAAAACTTCCAGGATCAGGTCTATGAACCTGTAATGGCAGATGGTTCAGCGTTTAATCCCGGTAACACGCCTTTTATTCTCACCGATAATACGGTGGATGGACGCGCCAATGTGTTCGGTTTACCGGGCAATAAATATGGCTGGATGGTGGAAGTCGATCCGGCGAATCCTGCTGACTACGGGACAAAACATACTTGGCTGGGGCGATTTCGTCATGAAGCCGTTGGGGTGCGGGTGGTGCCGAAGCAAAAACTTGCGTTTTATTCGGGCTGCGATCGCCGCGGGGGACACCTCTATAAGTTTGTTTCTCAAGATACTGTCAAAACCGTTACTGATAAAAACAATTCTCGCCTGCTGGAAAGCGGAATGCTTTATGGCGCGAAATTTAATCCTGATGGCAGTGGACGCTGGGTGGCTTTAACTCCTGACACGCCGATTGATCCGGTTCGTCCCAGCACAGTTTTTGGGAGCAAAGTCATGCTTCCTAATCCAGATCGTGCCGAAGGTGGTGTCATTGAAATTACTAATGACGCCGAAGCCGAAGCATTTCAAGCTCAATTCAAAACCCTCGGTGACCTTTATCTGGGAGATCAGACAGAAAAACAGGGTGCCATTCTCGTTGATGCTCACTTTGCCGGTAATGCGGCTGGTCTTAGCTGCACGGCTCGTCCAGAAGACACTGATGTGGCAAAAGATGGTACGCTATATATTGCTTTCACTTCCGGCAGTCCGGGGGGTGATGGCGGTCCGGATAACCAAGTCTTTGCCGGTCCTAATGGTGAGGCTTATGAATATGGCTGGATCATGAAATTACAAGAAGACAGCAATAATCCGGCAGCGATGCGTTTTCGTTGGGAGATGTTTGCCCTTGGTGGAGAACCGGCGGAAGAGGGATTAGGGTTTGTCAATCCTGATAATCTTGATATTGATACTGATGGCGATGTCTGGATGGTGACTGATATTTCCACCAGTAAGCATAATTTAGAAGTTTCTGATCGCGATGGCGTTGATCAATCGGCATTGCGAGGCATTTTCGGGAATAACTCAGCTTGGTATCTGCCTACCTCCGGTGAGAAAGCAGGGATGGCTTATCCGATTGTTGTTGGTCCAATGGAATGTGAAATTTGTGGCATTTGGTTAACCAGCGATCAAAAAACCCTTTTCCTCGCGCCTCAGCATGTTGGAGAAGTCAATGGAAAACGCCAAAACATGGCAAGCGAAACCCGAACCTTTGCGATGAAAACGACCACCGGGGAACATTTTATACAACAGCGCGAAGTTCCTTTAGGTTCTAATTGGCCGGGCTTGGGCCCCAATGACCCACCACGCCCAGGTGTAGTAGCGGTGCGACGGAAAGATGGACAATCTCTTAAAAGAGAAGACTGA
- a CDS encoding AbrB family transcriptional regulator, whose translation MEEQTAPLKGRALLQKVKELSHLPRRETAKECGYYNTTKTGQTRVNLTEFYDAVLEAKGVPLDPDGGKDGRGREPTYKVSVHKNGQIVIGSTYTQAMGLQPGEEFEIKLGYKHIRLVHIDDGSSKPEEAEELEAVAS comes from the coding sequence ATGGAAGAACAAACAGCACCGTTAAAAGGTCGTGCCTTGCTGCAAAAAGTCAAAGAACTCTCTCACTTACCGCGTCGAGAAACAGCTAAAGAGTGTGGTTATTACAACACAACCAAAACCGGTCAAACGCGGGTCAATTTAACCGAGTTTTATGATGCTGTTCTTGAAGCCAAGGGCGTTCCCCTTGATCCCGATGGGGGGAAAGACGGTCGTGGACGTGAACCGACTTATAAAGTTAGCGTTCACAAAAATGGTCAAATTGTCATCGGTTCCACTTATACCCAGGCAATGGGGTTACAACCGGGCGAAGAATTTGAAATTAAGTTGGGCTATAAACACATTCGCTTGGTTCATATTGATGATGGTTCGAGCAAACCTGAAGAGGCTGAAGAACTCGAAGCAGTAGCATCCTAG
- a CDS encoding chlorophyll A-B-binding protein, which yields MNEKTSNSKLTQNNESLLPEIEEPAFGWTPYAERMNGRFAMLGFVALLLIEFITNQSFLTWLGLR from the coding sequence ATGAACGAAAAAACATCTAACTCAAAATTAACTCAGAACAATGAATCCCTTCTTCCTGAAATTGAAGAACCTGCTTTTGGCTGGACGCCTTATGCGGAACGGATGAATGGGCGATTTGCCATGTTAGGATTTGTTGCCCTTCTCTTAATTGAATTTATTACAAACCAAAGCTTTTTGACTTGGTTAGGTTTAAGATAA
- a CDS encoding PAS domain S-box protein, which translates to MTCQQLIDRIATLSQNFGNSPALEALHQQTEKGVLPTVKQLQASLQEDLQQRQRLSAQIQTLTRQLSFYLQWEDQPTVSLPSFDETQDTLEVVAEAPLPEPKSTQGKLNSRVSHQQGTEVDYQRYQNLFQLAPDGYLTTDAQGQVLEANLTAGDLLGVDRQELVGQSLLTFLTGADEKEQLLQAMQTIAEQEKSVEKCEARISPQQGSPFFAALRLSLIQGSAGEALQFGCLLQDISEQQQIYQALTAGEKKWRALFDQSFQIIALLDETGKVIDLNQTALELVQSHLPQIRHHHFSEIPWWRSEADRAQIKQSIKLAQIGGMVRYEAQLLSDSGELVPIDLSLKPVRDEAGQVVLLIAEGRDLRDRVQKEAERYREKEISDSILKSLPGVFYMIEKNGPCVRWNQELEKITGYNTEEISAIDPLQFFIESDRAHVEDKIQEALSHGKSTTEATFLNQQGTIATCYLSHVCVNLEEEQGYVVGVGINITETNPMKNEHQKLAALVENSKDFISLTSLEGEVEFLNPGGQRLLGVDGVERLSLSLKDCFLTNSEEQFDQKIFPSIFKTGQWSGELAVRNHQTGAVLPVLANIFVVRDLTTSTPINLGVITRNISHRKQTEIALKTSEQRFRSIFEQAAVGIALLDLAGRFQRVNQRGCEILGYSQKELVTRTYHDLIAIEQIATDDSQIRELLRGERDCFCQAQHYHRKDNSWVWVSLTMSLLRDLEGKPQSLVAILEDISDHKETEAAWQQSEQAYRSLVDGIREVIFRVNTNGLWCFLNPAWTEITGYRISETIGQPFLNYIYFEDLAYHQKQFQKLLNNPDYHCRYEIRYQTQAGGFCWMEVTARVTRNENGIITGITGTLNEVTERRQAEDQLRAVINTVPGLVSWVSRDGYYLGVNEQLANTLNLEPEDFLGKEIGFLNTNSSFVRFMYEFLASEEIETSQVLENTIKNGETRSFLVAAQKYRQASAAVLIGIDITERKQAELALQESENQFRQLAENIEQVFWMVDLARQSFIYISPAYESTWGRSLQSAYDSPTDWLQSVHPEDYQHVLDSSRKQIRGEYNEEYRIIRPNGEMRWIHDRAFPVRNDQGKVYRIAGIAEDITERKQAKEALQKRERYLKALVGVQRRLLASTVDQALYQEVLGILGEACAANRIYVYENFVDEQGRLRGRKCAQWYSDRIYYPKFDEQLYFCYENLGSECYQKLQQGEFLQKTVTDLPPATQAFFREQNIISFLMLPLMVNGEFFGVIGFDNYEIARNWGRLEVGLLSSAAAAIALAKEKQLTQETLQQQLTAIETTTDGIMIIQAGGKLHYVNPAYCKMLGYDAPETLVNTQWRDHHPLEELSRINEEIFPQLQRHGCWSGEIYAQRRDGSTFIQELSMNLIRNGEIVGVCRDISERKEGEEQLQASLEEKDLLLKEVHHRVKNNLQVISSIFSLQSQTIEDEQALAILEESQNRISSMALIHEKLYQATNLANIDFAEYIRDLIYHLLASYNINPDWVQTEMNIQSIQLNLDSAIPCGLLINELVSNSLKHGFTNQHQGKIYIFLGVIDEAQEMISLKVEDDGVGLPEGFNPEKNSSLGVSLITSLTQQLRGTLKFQNNPGASFEITFPKPIERKRF; encoded by the coding sequence ATGACTTGTCAGCAACTGATTGATCGGATTGCCACGTTGAGTCAAAACTTTGGTAATTCTCCTGCTTTGGAAGCCTTGCATCAGCAAACAGAAAAAGGCGTTCTCCCCACGGTAAAGCAACTGCAAGCTTCACTTCAGGAAGATTTACAACAACGTCAACGGTTATCTGCTCAAATTCAAACCCTCACTCGCCAACTTAGTTTCTATCTCCAATGGGAAGACCAACCAACAGTTTCTCTCCCTTCCTTCGATGAAACTCAAGACACATTAGAAGTGGTTGCCGAAGCCCCTCTGCCAGAGCCAAAGAGCACTCAAGGGAAACTCAACTCAAGGGTTAGTCATCAGCAAGGAACAGAAGTGGATTACCAACGCTATCAGAACTTATTTCAGTTGGCTCCCGATGGCTATTTAACCACTGATGCTCAGGGACAAGTCCTAGAAGCTAATTTGACAGCTGGTGACCTACTGGGAGTGGACAGACAAGAACTGGTTGGACAATCTCTGCTCACGTTTCTGACGGGCGCTGACGAGAAAGAGCAGCTGCTACAAGCCATGCAGACAATTGCTGAGCAAGAAAAGAGTGTGGAAAAGTGCGAAGCCAGGATCTCTCCTCAACAAGGAAGCCCTTTTTTTGCCGCTTTGCGCTTGAGCTTGATCCAAGGAAGTGCTGGGGAAGCCCTGCAGTTTGGCTGCTTGTTACAAGATATTAGTGAACAGCAGCAAATTTATCAGGCGCTCACTGCCGGTGAAAAGAAATGGCGTGCTTTATTTGATCAAAGTTTTCAAATTATTGCCCTGTTAGATGAAACAGGAAAAGTAATTGATTTGAATCAAACAGCTTTGGAATTAGTGCAGAGTCATCTTCCCCAGATTAGGCATCATCATTTTTCAGAAATTCCTTGGTGGCGATCAGAAGCTGATCGCGCGCAAATCAAACAGTCGATTAAGCTAGCCCAAATTGGTGGGATGGTGCGCTATGAAGCACAATTACTCTCAGACAGTGGGGAGCTAGTTCCCATCGATTTATCTTTAAAACCGGTCCGGGATGAAGCCGGTCAAGTCGTCCTTTTAATTGCAGAAGGTCGCGATTTGCGCGATCGCGTTCAGAAAGAAGCGGAACGATATCGAGAAAAAGAAATTTCGGACTCGATTCTTAAAAGTTTGCCCGGTGTCTTCTACATGATTGAAAAAAATGGTCCTTGTGTCCGCTGGAATCAGGAACTGGAAAAGATTACCGGCTATAACACCGAGGAAATTAGTGCAATTGATCCCCTCCAATTCTTTATCGAATCGGATCGCGCTCATGTAGAAGATAAAATCCAAGAAGCCTTGAGCCACGGTAAATCAACTACAGAAGCAACATTTCTCAACCAACAAGGCACAATTGCCACATGTTATTTAAGTCATGTCTGTGTCAATCTGGAGGAAGAGCAAGGATATGTGGTGGGCGTTGGGATTAATATCACAGAGACCAACCCCATGAAAAATGAACATCAAAAACTCGCGGCGCTGGTCGAGAATAGTAAAGATTTCATTAGCCTCACGAGTTTAGAGGGAGAAGTGGAATTCCTCAACCCGGGCGGTCAACGGTTATTGGGAGTTGATGGCGTCGAAAGGCTTTCTCTATCGCTAAAAGACTGTTTTTTAACCAATAGTGAGGAGCAATTTGATCAAAAAATTTTTCCCAGTATTTTCAAAACCGGTCAGTGGTCGGGAGAACTTGCGGTTCGGAATCACCAAACTGGAGCAGTTCTACCCGTTTTAGCCAATATTTTTGTTGTTCGAGACCTTACCACCTCAACGCCGATTAATTTAGGGGTGATCACTCGCAATATTAGTCATCGTAAGCAAACTGAAATCGCCCTTAAAACTAGCGAACAACGTTTTCGCAGTATTTTTGAACAAGCTGCCGTTGGGATTGCCTTATTGGATCTTGCCGGTCGCTTTCAACGGGTTAATCAGCGAGGTTGTGAGATTTTAGGCTACTCTCAAAAGGAATTAGTCACTCGTACCTATCATGATTTAATTGCTATAGAACAAATTGCAACAGATGATAGTCAGATTCGGGAGTTATTACGAGGAGAAAGAGATTGCTTTTGTCAAGCACAACATTACCACCGTAAGGATAATAGTTGGGTCTGGGTTAGCTTAACGATGTCTTTGCTGCGGGATTTAGAAGGAAAACCGCAATCACTCGTGGCGATTTTAGAAGATATCAGCGATCACAAAGAAACTGAAGCGGCATGGCAACAGAGTGAGCAAGCCTACCGCTCTCTAGTCGATGGGATCCGAGAAGTAATCTTTCGGGTAAATACTAATGGTCTCTGGTGCTTTTTAAATCCAGCTTGGACAGAAATTACCGGCTACCGAATTTCTGAAACGATTGGACAGCCTTTTCTCAACTACATCTATTTTGAAGATTTGGCTTACCATCAAAAGCAATTTCAAAAATTGCTCAACAATCCGGATTATCATTGTCGTTATGAAATCCGCTATCAAACGCAAGCCGGCGGTTTTTGTTGGATGGAGGTAACCGCTCGCGTAACTAGGAATGAAAATGGCATCATTACCGGTATTACAGGAACGCTCAATGAAGTTACAGAACGTCGCCAAGCTGAAGATCAACTGCGAGCTGTGATTAATACTGTCCCCGGATTAGTTTCTTGGGTGAGTCGAGATGGATATTATTTGGGTGTCAATGAGCAATTGGCCAATACCCTCAATTTAGAACCAGAAGACTTTCTTGGGAAAGAAATTGGCTTTTTGAATACCAATTCTTCTTTTGTCCGCTTTATGTACGAATTTCTGGCGAGTGAAGAGATTGAAACCAGCCAAGTTTTAGAAAATACGATCAAAAATGGGGAAACTCGCAGCTTCTTGGTGGCAGCGCAAAAATATCGCCAAGCCAGTGCAGCGGTTTTGATTGGGATTGATATTACTGAACGTAAGCAAGCTGAGTTGGCATTGCAAGAAAGCGAAAATCAGTTCCGTCAACTGGCAGAAAATATTGAGCAAGTGTTTTGGATGGTTGATTTAGCCCGGCAGAGTTTTATTTATATCTCTCCGGCTTATGAATCGACTTGGGGACGAAGTTTGCAGAGTGCTTATGACTCTCCTACGGACTGGTTACAATCTGTCCACCCTGAAGATTACCAGCATGTGCTCGATTCCTCTCGCAAACAGATTCGCGGTGAGTACAATGAGGAGTACCGAATTATTCGTCCGAATGGAGAGATGCGGTGGATTCATGACCGCGCCTTTCCGGTACGGAACGATCAAGGAAAAGTTTATCGGATTGCCGGAATTGCTGAAGATATTACAGAACGGAAACAAGCGAAAGAAGCACTACAAAAACGCGAACGCTATTTAAAAGCGTTAGTCGGTGTGCAACGTCGTCTTCTCGCTTCAACCGTTGATCAAGCCTTATATCAGGAAGTATTGGGTATTTTAGGCGAAGCCTGTGCAGCGAATCGCATTTATGTCTATGAAAACTTTGTGGATGAACAAGGGCGGTTGCGGGGACGGAAATGTGCGCAATGGTATTCTGATCGTATTTATTATCCCAAGTTTGATGAGCAACTCTACTTCTGCTACGAAAACTTAGGCTCTGAATGTTATCAGAAGTTACAACAAGGAGAATTTTTACAAAAAACGGTTACGGATTTACCACCGGCTACACAAGCCTTTTTCCGGGAGCAAAATATTATTTCGTTTCTCATGTTGCCACTAATGGTCAATGGTGAATTTTTTGGCGTTATTGGCTTTGATAATTATGAAATTGCACGAAATTGGGGACGTTTAGAAGTTGGCTTATTAAGTTCGGCAGCAGCAGCGATCGCGCTGGCTAAAGAAAAACAACTCACTCAAGAAACGCTCCAGCAACAACTCACTGCCATTGAAACCACCACCGACGGCATTATGATTATTCAGGCTGGGGGGAAACTCCACTATGTGAATCCGGCTTACTGCAAAATGCTTGGGTATGACGCTCCTGAAACCCTCGTCAACACTCAATGGCGCGATCATCATCCCTTAGAAGAATTATCCCGAATCAACGAAGAAATTTTTCCTCAACTGCAACGTCACGGTTGTTGGAGTGGAGAAATCTACGCCCAGCGTCGAGATGGAAGCACCTTTATCCAAGAACTATCGATGAATTTAATCCGCAATGGCGAGATTGTTGGGGTTTGTCGAGATATCAGCGAACGAAAAGAAGGAGAAGAACAACTGCAAGCCTCTCTCGAGGAAAAAGACCTCTTGTTAAAAGAAGTCCATCACCGAGTCAAAAATAATCTCCAAGTCATTTCCAGTATTTTTTCTTTACAATCCCAAACAATAGAAGATGAACAAGCCCTTGCCATCTTGGAAGAAAGCCAAAACCGGATTAGTTCCATGGCCCTCATCCACGAAAAACTCTATCAAGCAACAAACTTAGCCAATATTGACTTTGCAGAATACATTCGCGATCTCATCTATCATCTCCTTGCGTCTTACAACATTAATCCCGATTGGGTACAAACGGAAATGAACATCCAATCCATCCAACTGAACCTTGATAGTGCTATTCCTTGTGGACTCCTAATTAACGAGCTCGTTTCTAACTCACTCAAGCATGGCTTTACTAATCAACATCAAGGTAAAATTTACATTTTCTTAGGCGTTATTGATGAAGCTCAAGAAATGATTAGCTTAAAAGTTGAAGATGATGGTGTGGGCTTACCAGAAGGATTTAATCCTGAAAAAAATAGCTCTCTGGGGGTTTCTTTAATTACTTCTCTCACTCAACAGTTACGTGGTACTCTAAAGTTTCAGAATAACCCTGGGGCAAGTTTTGAAATTACTTTTCCCAAACCCATTGAACGGAAACGATTTTAA
- a CDS encoding response regulator yields the protein MSANKILIVEDEAVVSLDVSRRLEKMGYEVMGRIASGEEALELIEKERPDLVLMDINLQGEMDGIETATKLYKEYNLPVIYLTAYAGESTLERAKESKPYGYILKPFKERELHAAIEIAISRHKTE from the coding sequence ATGTCAGCCAATAAAATTTTAATTGTCGAAGATGAAGCCGTAGTCTCCCTTGATGTTTCTAGGCGTCTAGAAAAAATGGGCTACGAAGTGATGGGTCGTATTGCTTCTGGCGAAGAAGCGCTTGAGTTAATTGAAAAAGAACGTCCTGATTTGGTTTTAATGGATATTAACTTGCAAGGAGAAATGGATGGCATTGAAACGGCAACTAAACTTTATAAAGAATATAATTTACCTGTTATTTATCTAACGGCTTATGCTGGAGAAAGTACCCTCGAGCGAGCGAAAGAAAGTAAACCTTATGGCTATATTCTCAAACCCTTTAAAGAAAGAGAACTGCACGCCGCGATCGAGATTGCCATTTCTCGCCATAAAACCGAATAA
- a CDS encoding Rieske 2Fe-2S domain-containing protein: protein MELKTTLQSQTVQNRIREVGINPNHWYPVRWAEQLKVGTVHQVTIWYQNIAIYRDHEGNVHALADACPHKGVALHKGEVKENRLVCPYHGWEFNSQGECVKIPYFSDEQKLPRACARSYPIQEKYDLIWVFPGDPKLANEQPILQIPEFENRQWLRVPVTAHFNAHFSMCNENTIDVFHGYLHQNLQGWFNPELINLKETEHSVCAQYNVSYQGVMAKFLGLTDRADEVTTLPITIEYRYPHYATNLEGISSLYLMRLPVSKTESRSFAYFFFNLGLPQWLLNLIRPLLVWGLQRFVLHRFLAQDIEMVESEQETYLKNPQRQCVEVNPAIFAIQRLILKQSDQSNGQQSSQ from the coding sequence ATGGAATTGAAAACAACGCTCCAAAGCCAAACTGTTCAGAATCGAATTCGAGAAGTCGGAATTAACCCCAACCACTGGTATCCGGTAAGATGGGCAGAGCAATTAAAGGTCGGTACGGTACACCAGGTTACAATCTGGTATCAAAATATTGCTATTTACCGAGATCACGAAGGCAACGTTCATGCCCTTGCTGATGCTTGTCCTCACAAAGGCGTTGCCCTTCATAAAGGAGAAGTGAAAGAGAATCGTCTAGTTTGTCCCTATCACGGCTGGGAATTTAATAGTCAGGGCGAATGCGTAAAAATTCCTTATTTCTCCGACGAACAAAAATTACCTCGAGCTTGCGCTCGCAGTTACCCGATTCAAGAAAAATATGACTTGATTTGGGTTTTCCCAGGTGACCCTAAGTTGGCCAATGAGCAGCCGATTTTACAGATTCCCGAATTTGAAAATCGGCAATGGTTACGAGTCCCTGTAACAGCTCACTTTAATGCTCATTTTTCCATGTGTAACGAAAACACAATAGATGTTTTCCATGGGTATCTTCATCAAAACTTGCAAGGCTGGTTTAACCCAGAACTGATCAATCTCAAAGAGACAGAACACAGTGTTTGCGCTCAATATAATGTTTCCTATCAGGGAGTAATGGCGAAGTTTTTAGGACTCACCGATCGCGCTGATGAAGTCACTACTCTTCCCATTACAATTGAATATCGCTATCCTCACTACGCCACCAATTTAGAAGGTATTTCCTCACTCTACTTAATGCGTTTACCGGTGAGTAAAACAGAAAGCCGCTCCTTTGCCTATTTCTTCTTTAATCTGGGACTCCCGCAATGGCTTTTAAACCTAATCCGTCCGCTTTTAGTTTGGGGCTTACAAAGATTCGTATTGCATCGCTTTCTCGCTCAAGACATTGAAATGGTTGAAAGTGAACAAGAAACTTATCTTAAAAATCCCCAGCGTCAATGTGTGGAAGTGAACCCAGCTATCTTTGCGATCCAGCGACTGATTCTCAAGCAATCTGATCAAAGCAATGGTCAACAGTCTTCTCAATAA